A portion of the Girardinichthys multiradiatus isolate DD_20200921_A chromosome 23, DD_fGirMul_XY1, whole genome shotgun sequence genome contains these proteins:
- the LOC124861009 gene encoding LON peptidase N-terminal domain and RING finger protein 3-like: MLRMGTECESMLHLAAEAFQANNFELAADIYQCQLACVGDPGSRLELLVKRADALAFGGKIAEAFEVYRQASEIDKLKPAHLSNLVDYLSDSIRRQDRGGIHGSRWRTGKERGVPGSGFEDFSCGICLSFLFEPVTLPCGHCFCKKCLERERKEKERPVMCKECRDSSKVADLQTYRVNVVLSSLLAKWFPTFHQADRLRREGNGLYAERKMEAALEKYNQAILTAPTDHILFSNRSQIHSSLKQHDRALRDAEMACRLMPFWSECHVRKAQASVSLGRTENALREYLICLSIEPDCRLAKTEAHKLLSDFLAPVTDQVPEHISDCTNFLSSRAHIKNSIIEPVQTLSPGLSSSESPPSAARWSDGSLGKTKSHLLKRKRRSTEEEEEPQEEISYQKKFKCEPLLGLNSLGSVSSDLLDPTDLECSLCMRLFYEPVTTPCGHTFCLQCLERCLDHNPRCPLCKEELSEYLVQRQYCKTVLIENLISKYLPSEFIERQKIHEEEMAELSNLNKSVPIFVCTMAFPTVPCPLHIFEPCYRLMIRRCMETGTNCFGMCLEDDLKGFAGYGCLLEIRNVKFFSDGRSVVDTIGRRRFKIIQHRERDGYNTADVEYLEDVKVEGLAERELQSLHDAVYDQALVWVNSLKAEQKQRIEGHFGPMPKKDPELQASPNGPSWCWWLLAVLPLEGRAQLPFLAITSLKDRLSGIRKVLLFMSQSRPR, from the exons ATGCTCCGTATGGGGACTGAATGTGAGAGCATGCTGCATTTGGCAGCTGAAGCTTTCCAGGCGAACAACTTCGAGCTGGCGGCGGATATTTACCAGTGCCAGCTGGCGTGTGTAGGGGACCCGGGGAGCCGGCTGGAGCTGTTGGTGAAGCGGGCTGACGCGCTCGCCTTTGGGGGCAAAATCGCAGAAGCTTTCGAGGTGTACCGACAAGCCTCTGAGATAGACAAACTCAAACCTGCTCACCTGTCCAACCTCGTAGATTACCTGTCGGACAGTATCCGGAGACAGGACCGGGGTGGGATTCATGGCAGCCGCTGGAGGACGGGGAAGGAGCGTGGCGTCCCGGGTAGCGGGTTTGAGGACTTCTCCTGCGGGATATGTCTGAGCTTTCTGTTCGAGCCGGTGACTTTACCGTGCGGTCACTGTTTCTGTAAGAAATGCCTGGAGAGGGAGAGGAAGGAGAAGGAGAGGCCGGTGATGTGTAAGGAGTGCAGGGACAGCTCCAAGGTGGCCGACCTCCAGACTTATAGGGTAAATGTGGTGCTCAGCAGCCTGCTGGCCAAGTGGTTCCCCACCTTCCACCAGGCCGACCGGCTGAGGCGGGAGGGGAACGGGCTGTACGCCGAGAGGAAGATGGAAGCTGCGCTAGAGAAGTACAACCAAGCTATTCTGACAG CACCCACAGACCACATCCTGTTCAGTAATCGGTCTCAGATCCACTCCAGTCTGAAGCAGCATGACAGGGCCCTGAGGGACGCTGAGATGGCCTGCAGACTGATGCCCTTCTGGTCCGAG TGTCATGTTCGTAAGGCCCAGGCCTCGGTGTCATTGGGCAGGACTGAGAATGCTCTGAGAGAATACCTGATCTGTCTGTCCATAGAGCCAGACTGTAGGCTGGCTAAGACTGAGGCTCACAAA CTTCTTAGTGACTTCCTGGCTCCGGTCACGGATCAGGTTCCTGAACACATCTCGGACTGCACCAACTTCCTGTCTTCCAGAGCACACATCAAAAACAGCATCATTGAACCTGTCCAG ACCCTGAGTCCTGGCTTGTCGTCTTCAGAATCCCCTCCCTCAGCAGCTAGGTGGTCAGATGGGAGTCTCGGAAAAACGAAGTCACATCTCCTCAAACGGAAACGAAGGAGCAccgaagaggaggaggaaccaCAGGAGGAAATCAGCTACCAGAAGAAATTCAAGTGTG AGCCACTGCTGGGCCTGAATTCTCTGGGCTCTGTGTCCAGTGACCTCTTGGACCCAACAGATCTGGAGTGTTCCCTCTGTATGAG ACTGTTCTACGAGCCGGTAACAACACCATGCGGGCACACTTTCTGTCTGCAGTGCCTGGAGAGATGTCTGGACCACAACCCCAGGTGTCCACTGTGCAAAGAGGAGCTGTCTGAG TACTTGGTCCAGAGGCAGTATTGTAAGACAGTATTAATAGAGAACCTGATATCCAAGTATCTTCCTTCTGAGTTCATTGAAAGACAGAAAATACACGAGGAGGAGATGGCTGAGCTCTCCAA tctcAACAAGAGCGTGCCTATATTCGTGTGCACCATGGCCTTCCCCACTGTGCCGTGTCCCCTCCACATCTTCGAGCCCTGCTACCGACTGATGATCCGCAGGTGCATGGAGACGGGAACCAACTGCTTCGGCATGTGTCTGGAGGACGACCTCAAAGG GTTCGCCGGCTATGGGTGTCTGCTGGAGATCCGCAACGTCAAATTCTTCTCGGACGGCCGATCAGTGGTGGACACGATTGGCAGACGGAGGTTCAAAATCATTCAGCACCGTGAGAGGGATGGCTACAACACAGCTGATGTAGAGTACCTGGAGGATGTGAAG GTGGAGGGCTTAGCAGAGCGTGAGCTGCAGTCGCTACATGATGCAGTGTATGACCAGGCTCTGGTCTGGGTCAACTCTCTTAAAGCTGAGCAGAAGCAACGCATCGAAGGACACTTTGGACCAATGCCTAAGAAAGACCCTGAACTCCAG GCTAGCCCCAACGGCCCCTCGTGGTGCTGGTGGTTACTGGCTGTTCTCCCTCTAGAGGGCCGGGCCCAGCTGCCGTTCCTCGCCATCACCTCCCTGAAAGATCGCCTCAGCGGCATCCGCAAGGTTCTTCTCTTCATGTCGCAGAGCAGGCCCCGGTGA
- the commd5 gene encoding COMM domain-containing protein 5, whose product MSSSNVKDSSFLGGRIPPEIESMSKNLKDVDQELFRKLLKAVVSALEGKDCREVMKSIAESSVIPQERLSHIIAGMHRVLSEAIRIPTSLLKQETFKEDLRELRIPEDFIIDFSSVVFGNRRAALEVASSQNDPHLPTLEEFKWRVDVSISTSSLARALQPSVLMQLKLSDGSFQRFEVPVLKFQELRYNVALILKEMNDLEKKSILKIQD is encoded by the exons ATGTCTTCAAGCAACGTAAAGGACTCTAGCTTCCTGGGAGGCAGAATACCACCAGAAATAGAGTCAATGTCGAAAAATCTGAAGGATGTGGATCAAGAGTTGTTTAGAAAACTACTCAAAG CTGTGGTCAGTGCTCTGGAAGGAAAAGACTGCAGAGAGGTAATGAAGTCAATTGCTGAAAGCAGTGTCATCCCACAAGAGAGGCTCAGTCACATCATCGCAGGGATGCACAGAGTGCTCTCAGAGGCCATCCGCATCCCAACATCCTTACTTAAACAGGAG aCATTTAAGGAAGATCTGAGAGAACTTAG GATACCAGAAGACTTCATCATAGATTTCTCCAGTGTGGTTTTTGGAAATCG ACGTGCAGCTCTGGAAGTGGCTTCCTCTCAGAATGATCCTCACCTCCCCACACTGGAGGAGTTTAAATGGAGAGTGGATGTTTCCATTTCTACAAG CTCTTTGGCCAGAGCCCTGCAGCCATCTGTTCTTATGCAGCTGAAGCTTTCAGATGGGAGCTTTCAACGCTTCGAG GTCCCCGTGTTGAAATTCCAGGAGCTGCGTTACAACGTTGCTTTAATTCTTAAAGAAATGAACGATTTGGAAAAAAAGAGCATTCTCAAGATCCAGGACTGA
- the fam199x gene encoding protein FAM199X, with translation MSESLYEKFLAPEEPFPLLSQRANLSDVGTLDVSEFSCHLSSCHRTDPLHRFHSNRWNLTSCGTSVASSECSEELFSSVSVGDQDDCYSLLDDQELTSLDLFPEGSVCSDVSSSISTYWDWSDSEFEWQLPGSDIASGSDVLSDIIPSVPSSPCLFSKRKLKSHPHRNLDELPWSAMTNDEQVEYIEYLSRKVSTEMGLREQLDIIKIIDPCAQISPTDSEFIIELNCLTDEKLKQVRSYIREHSPRLRACSTREGWKRSSHSSASTGGVSGVSSSSNASMVSSASSSTGSTASNSVAGGTASACSGSNISRAHSDGNLSSAAERIRDSKKRSKQRKLQQKALRKRQLKEQRQARKERLSGLFLNEEVLSLRVTEEDDHGDDLDILM, from the exons ATGTCTGAATCTCTGTATGAGAAGTTTCTGGCTCCAGAGGAACCTTTCCCTCTCCTCTCTCAAAGAGCCAACCTCAGTGATGTGGGAACCCTGGATGTCAGTGAGTTCAGCTGTCATCTGTCATCTTGTCACAGAACGGACCCTCTACACCGTTTCCACAGCAACAG GTGGAACCTCACATCCTGTGGGACCAGCGTGGCCAGCTCAGAGTGCAGCGAGGAGCTcttctcctctgtgtctgtcgGGGATCAGGATGACTGTTATTCCCTGCTGGATGACCAAGAACTAACGTCCCTGGATTTGTTTCCGGAGGGCAGTGTTTGCAGTGACGTCTCCTCTTCTATCAGCACATACTGGGACTGGTCTGACAGTGAATTTGAGTGGCAG ttgCCAGGAAGTGACATTGCCAGTGGCAGTGATGTCCTTTCTGACATAATCCCAAGTGTACCAAGTTCACCGTGTCTGTTCTCCAAGAGAAAACTAAAGTCCCACCCTCATCGCAACCTGGATGAACTGCCTTGGAGTGCCATGACTAATGATGAACAA GTGGAGTACATAGAGTACTTGAGTCGGAAGGTCAGCACAGAGATGGGCCTGAGAGAGCAGCTGGACATTATCAAGATCATTGATCCTTGTGCTCAGATCTCTCCCACTGACAGCGAGTTCATCATCGAACTCAACTGTCTCACTGACGAGAAACTCAAACAG GTGCGTAGCTACATCAGGGAGCACAGTCCCAGGCTGAGAGCCTGTAGCACCAGGGAGGGCTGGAAGAGGAGCAGCCACAGCAGTGCCAGCACAGGTGGGGTCAGCGgagtcagcagcagcagcaacgccaGCATGGTGAGCTCTGCTAGCTCCTCCACAGGCTCTACAGCCTCCAACTCCGTGGCAG GCGGTACAGCCTCAGCCTGCAGTGGAAGCAACATCAGCAGAGCTCACAGTGATGGCAACCTTTCAAGTGCTGCTGAACGGATTAGAGACTCTAAG AAACGATCAAAGCAGCGCAAGCTCCAGCAGAAAGCCCTCCGCAAGCGTCAGCTGAAAGAACAGCGGCAGGCGCGCAAAGAACGCCTGAGTGGCCTGTTTCTGAACGAGGAGGTGCTTTCGCTACGGGTGACTGAGGAGGACGATCACGGAGATGACCTGGACATACTGATGTGA